aagagattttaactgtgactgtcacactgcaataatctgatcaatgatctgatcaaatcaacctgttacattgtttatcaatgaaggcgtttcaaattaaaagtgaactttatcattttcgcggatttcaatgacatttacatttacaaactccatgttccatgaatgctagacagcccaaaaaatgacatccccgcctcctttccttcagcccgccttcattcacacatacgcgcttttggtctaccttacacgcggtgggcgtgtcagcagcctggaccggaaaatacgcataggagagaaacgcgtaactgcaggcgtgcaaaaacgcgcttaagtccagacgggtgAATAGACCCTTAGCAACATACATTTCCAATAATTTGGGAAATGTTGGCAGCTGGTTTGGAATGCacaataatcatttttaaatagcaggttTTCAACCTTAAAAATAGTACAcgaactgccgtaaaataggcccCCCTGAATGTAAACGCGTTTCGCGCAtgtgttgaaaggatctgaaaggatcggGTACTGACACActatattttcataaaacatactgggcacttttatagaaaCATGTGGTttctttttaagaatttaagaacttaacacattccgaatctgttgtagaagcagaaaaacgtttttgaaaaatgtaatttgacacttTGATAACCATACCACTTGCTTTTGATATTTtgtacagttagttaccatttacgtgttctcacaagttaaaacaatattataaaatgtatttcataccattttgaaCTTGATATTGTGaatgatatatcgcaatgtatattgtatttagtatcgtgacatgcaaatcgtgaatcataTCATATCaccagattcatggcaatgcacagcaCTAGAGGCTACAGTTTTTACCCGGCAGTGATCAGGGCTTTGGAAGACACTAACGTTGTAGTCCTTACAGGCTTTAGAGGCAGGAAGGAGGGGGAGAATGCAGGTTCTCCCTCTGAGGTAAGGCTTTTGTTAGAGCTCATGGGCTCACTGACTCACTAACAGTTTCCCTCCTGCAGGAACTAGTAGTGATGCTAATAAGCTTAGGAGATAAGAGCTTTTTTTAAGATTGCTCACATGTGATTGTGCTTAAGAGTGGAAACATTGTGAGGGCTGGCTATATAACACCCAGGAGGACCTGGACACACACGAAACATGAGACACGCAACAAGGTTTCACCAACAAGGACATCTCCACTATTATTAACACTTGTAGGTATTGTATTTATATCTTAAAAGCGTGAACATAAATGTTCATTTCAGGAAAAACAATGATAAACTGTTGGTGGTTCATCAGAAGTGAAATGTCATGCATTTCTCAGAAACAGCAGTTCAGATTAGTGAGTAAGTTTCAGTTAACTGAGATACAAGCTGCACACCCAAGAAACACCCATATCCTCTCTATCTCTAGTGAAGTGtgtaattacacacacacacagacacacacacacacaccttcctaTATGACCTGAGGTGACATCTGTGACTTTGTAGGGGATTTAAGTGGATGAACTCCAGCTAAGTAACATGTGACATGCCTCACTTGCGTGAAATGTAGTTCAGTGAGAACAATCCTTAAAAACATGACATAAAAACTTGGTATTTTCACGGTCACATAAGCATTTCCAACCAACGTCTCCAGCTCTGTGCTATGAGTAATAATAGCTGATAACAAATAAAgacgtgtatatatatatacatatatatatatatatatatatatatatatatatatatatatatatatatatatatatatatacgagGGACGCGCTATGAATGAAACTGTTGTTTCATCggtcgatatatatatatatatatatatatcgatatatatatatatatatcgaccgatatatatatatcgaccGAAAACAACAGTTTCATTCATAGCGCGTCCCTCGTGCGCACGTCCATGAATGAAACGCGGCAGTTGTGGAGCGTCACATCCGTGCGCGCCCCCTCAGGTTTCAACTCACCTCTTAAGAACCTGGATCGGTACCTTGTCTTCGGTGTAACACCAAGTCAGGATGTAGGAAAACAATCCAGATGGCTGTTTTGGGTCGGAGCTGGGCTGCTCTAGGGGTCAGGCAGACATGAGCGGcagaagaaagagagaaaagagaaggagggaggagaggagggagggagggctGAGTGCGCGCGTAAAGGAGATTTGCAACCCGAGACACTGCCTGTATCAAACCCACATGTAGTTTTCCTCACTCCAGCTCTTATTTATTAGTCCTGAGAATATGTTCGTTGCAATTACACAGTTTTCCTTTTTGTGCCGGTTTAGGATTTGCGCTGTAATGGTGTCAGTGAAATTTAGCAATGAATGAGTTACTATTAGAGGTCAAGCGCTGCTTTTGTTTATGAGTGCTGCCTGTAAACAGACATTTATGCGCATAAGGTAATAGTAAATACGTTATTAACTTATGTTATGCGAATATTTATGCGCATAAATTAGTAATATCATAGGTCAAACTACAACATTGTCAAAAATCATTTCAGTTTTGGCAAAATAACACGTGACCTATTCATTATAAGGcaaattaataattttaaattttttttaatattttctacttttttctcttaaataaaaataaagtgctaattgtttcaatatgttacttgttttaaaattttattgtgCAATGAGTcaaatatatatagtatattttCGGGACTCTTGAAATGTCTAcaatagtggttctcaaactttttttgcctcaagtaccccctttctcttaattTTAAATGCAAGTaccttatgtccgactactacattttgctcagaattctgtgtagaaacaacaatagagcacaattatggaatgaatgagagataacacacattttaaagaatttcattttgcaaatgagaggaatgaaacagtatttagtgcctcttgaatagattttttttttagtttttatcatttacggtcatcttCCTCCTGATGTTGTAGCAAGAGACTGACCCTTGTAaattcagttcatgttctaatggagatcattttttgtgtattttgtttgttctttttattattcagtattttttcctcttattttgtgtgttgttggtaattCAATTATTCTCTCAgtatgtgtttttagtgtcattttgtatgttatgtttgtgtattttgtagtgatcttgtgtgtttttctctcatttagtgtatcGCTGGTAATGGTATTTTCGCTCAGTgtgagtgtttttggtgtcattttgtgtattctgttgttgtttgtctgttctttttattattcagtatatttctctctctcaaagAGAAACCCCTCCCtacgtgtacccccatttgagaaacactggtccaCAATCTTGTCAAAAGTCATTTCAGGAGTTTTGGCAAAATCTCACGTGACCCGTTCATTATAAGTCATATTAATATTTGACAGATTTTtggttttcaaatttaaatgtgcAATGAAAATGgatcaaaaaaattattttttagggCCTtttgatatataattataaatacttcatatgggcactgcactaatactaataaaataatatgtaaCGTGACACACTAGAGTAAAGCATTTTTACTGTAATGATTAAAGTAATGCATTTAAGCTATTTATTGCTTTACCTtagcgtttttcaacctttttgagccaaggtacattttttcattggaagaaatcccaaggcacaccaccaaaccaaaaaaaaaaaaaaaaaaattaaaacgtcttaaatatgaataaaataaccacaaaggaaaatgcttttatgtttcatatttctacttatttattcagttcaagcattatgcttatccagatccgtcccgaTTTGAACACAggtaattttacatcaaacctcgctTCTAATAAAATAGTGCATTTAACAATCTGCAtaagtgtttttaataggaataaaatgaacagcaaaaaaaatccattatgatttttttatatattttttgccgGCAGAAGATATATAtacgtatgtatatatatatatatacatttttttttttcccaaataaaaagtgtttttaatatgCAGTGATTCtaatcaaagtgtcttgaataaaCTTAAAgtacaattgaactttattctattaaattttttttactattatatcattttttatataaaaatattaataaatagatgtataatacatttttgtaattcAATTTTGTTCTGTGTGCCAAAAACCCTGCTTTACATGACCCCTTCATTCACACAACTACCAGTagaattatttgaaaaaagtggacttttattttttgttcgttacagaaaaaacaaataaaattgtataaaaTCTATTACTATAATTATAGTTATCAGTGTAATACTTGACTtatctaaacatttttttacactgtacagaaagacactatttgctctttTCAACCCAGGCAAAGTAATTACATCGCGCCTCAGGGTTGGACGAGTGTCCCTGAGGACGAGCGCAGACAAAAAACTGTTTGCCCATGTTGGGCCCATCTTTTTTCACGGTGCGAAGCACACAGGGTTCTCCATGGACCTTAcagggaggagggggaggaggtcCACGAAGCACCGACTTCCAGAACCCAGATGACCCACCATTCTTGGTGTTTGACTGTCCCTCAGATGGCTGGGGGGGTAAAGGTTTGGTCTCTATGTCTTTGAGACTTTCCACAGTAGCTCCACTACTAGGTTCAGCCTCTTTATGAATGATGTCTTTATCTGAGCACGTGTTGGTAGTTGTTAAGGGATTCTGATCATTGAGTAATGATGAAGTCACTTTATTAAGACAATGATCCTGTTCaggctgtttgttttttgtgtgtttgggtttaaaaaaggaaaGCAGGCTGCCCTGAGGCTTCAAAGGAGGGTTTACCGTCTTGATCTTTTTACTCTTTGACACAACTGAATTTGAAACCAATAAACGCTTTTTCCCAGAGATACTTTCCGCCGCCAATGGGATTAAATTCTCCCTTTTCTCTCCCTCTTCTTGTGATCCAGGTAAAGAGTTGATTTGCTCGACAAGAACAGATTTTTGATCTACTTTAACAAGAAACCGTGacagtttctgttgttttccaGCGAACTCTGGCAGATATCGTGTACAGAGCGGAGGGGGTTTGGAGCTGGGGAGGAGCGAGCAGCTCAGCTTCCCCCACACAGGACAGTGGTCGGATCCCTCCATCTCCGGCATGATGTCTGCTCCGGCAAACTGCTGCACCAGCCGGCAGTCAGCAAAGATGTAGTCAATGCGTGTGCCGTAGTTGGTTTGTCTAGCTCCGGTGAGGGTGGACCAGCACGTGAAGGCGTTGGCGCGAGTCGGATGGAAATAGCGGAAAGTATCCACAAACTTTCCGTCGTTAACACAATCTGGTTCCTCTGCATTTTGATCATCCGTTTGCCTGGTTTGGTGCAAAAACTCATTGAGCCATTTTCTCCCTGGGTTTTCACCAAAATCATCCTATGGGCAGAGAAAAGACACGTTAAGATCACATGCAACTTTACACTGAGAACTGCTTTCTTTCCACTTTGTTTTCCAATTAAAAAGAAAGCTACAGCCTGAAACATATGAGGTATAGTTATAGCAGGAGTCAAACACACGATATTGTGTTTCCTATTGTGTTGTACAGATACATgaaaacagtgattctcaacaagTGGGTCGCGGGACTTTGACTGGAGAATAATAGAGTAAAAAATTACTGTCTTTTAATCTGAAAGGGCTCGGAATGCTGTCTGTTCACACTCCTAACCAGTAGGCCGCGACGATGCCTTGTCATGCAAATAGCCACCCACCTTTCACATACAGAACAAATCCTGGGATTTGCTCtcatattttaatgacaatAGCCCAGTTCTCCCATTAATTCATCCAAACTCAAGTCGGTGTTCAAAtggttttctgtatttacctacTAATAATAAGGCAGTTAGCagttaaaatgaacaaagttTATTCTGTAAACATAGATTACaccttgatttatatttttttagtttgtggaTGAAAATGGCTCCAGCTGAAGCATTGAGTTATAAAAATGTTACtgaagttacattaggttaagattcagtgttgtgtgtacaATATTGTGTCCATAAGatgcactttttgttttttcaattaaaaatagtTGAGTGATAAAAGGAACATTTTCCTCACTAGCATGATAACCTTTTGTTCATCATTTCAATTatgtaaaacactttaaattatACTGTTAATatgaaaagcgctctataaataaagtctgTCTGATGATCAACTTGACTTTTGTATATTCGTGATATCTTGCACTATATGTAAGATTCAAACTGCAACATGTTGAACATTTTTGCTTGATTTTGGTCATGACTTCCCTGTATGTATTGAATGTGGGTCCTAAAgccagaccagttgagaaccactgcattaaaaatatttcagTCAAATATTTTTAGACACCGCAAAgtcgtaatttttttttctcttttcaagGTTTGAAGCCAAATTGAGATATTaggatttttttctttggtttcaaatcTTTAAATTTAATCCAAATCTCTATTTGATACTAAATATCTACGGTTTCTTTAAGGACAGAGAAAAATGACACCACACAGAATGACTTGCTTTTCTTACAGTATCAGTGGGGTCACAGTGGTCTATCTGCAGGTGGGATGTGTTAACGTCTCCTAAAACAATCACAGggctacaaaaaagaaaaagaagaaagaaagaaagcaatgtatttaaaaacaaaaaggatcTCAGCATTTTCTATTATCTTTCACACAGAATATGAGCACATTTGCCCCACAAACAACTGATATATAACTCTCACCCCCCATCTTTAAGAATGGCTTCTGCACGACACTGAAGCAACCTATAGAACTGCAGTTTGAACTGTTTTCTTTCAGGCTTCTCAGGGTCCGCCCGTGGACAGTAGACGTTAATCACAGTCACGGTTTGTTCTTTTTCCTCACAcctgtaagaaaaaaatgtgacaaaaagatTCACATActgtaatataaaaaaaaaatcccactgACAtctaatcattcagtatatgtTATCTTACATGATTTTGTGTTGAGTGATAATAGCTCGTCCTTCATTGTCCAACATCTGTAGCTCCTCACTTGAAAAGTCACATTGGTCACCGTAGCAACCAACAGCACCCTCATGGTTGGTCAACAGACCTGTGAGACCCTCCTCAGCAGCAAACGGAGTAGCAGAGTCCTTACAGTATGTGGCAACCCCTGCACATGTCACACATGAGGAAGATTTTCAGATCCTTAATAAAGAAACTGTTAATaggggaaaataaataaattgttttttggCAGTCAAGAAAGAAAAGAGGCATCAGCACAAACGCTGGTCACTTTTATTGGGTCTCTGCAGCCATATGGCCCTTGATGGGTCCATTCTCATTCAGAAAAACATCAGATATGCTGGTGAAATTCTGCTTCACCATGTCTACTGATTACTTTATGAACACCACATGTTGGCTGTATTAGTAGCTTCTGCCTTTATAGTCATTGAAgactacagatgaaaattaGCAGAAGTGTATATTTACATACTTGTATGTCCAATAAGATGCATCGtctcttcaaaataaattaataaagaaaaaaaatatgaacagtACAGTCGAATCTTATTGCTTGTAGAATAGGAGCAAATTACTGTAGTCTGCaattagggctaaaataaaagggttagcgaggtagctaaaaataaatatgagctaaaataaaactgacggaactttaggtcacgtggtgcacctaaactggtcaatgaggggcgctgcgtatgaatagactggAAGTCTACGGTCAATATATAAATGTAAGGCTCatattttagctcatttatttttagcaacccctctaacccttttattttagtccTAATACTAACCcagaaaataccctaaaatgattgttttcttcgtatatgtgtttttaaaggtggaatttgccgtgttaaatatgttaaaatgaagaaatatgtttgtcaaaagtgggattcgaacccacggatccttgagtcaggcgccttagaccactcggccatccagACACGGTCAAAACACTGGCACATTATGCTTATGTGGAAAAGGTCCGGAAAACATACCCATAGTCCACTGGGCTATTGATACGTTCCATAGGCACTtcctaaataaaatacaaaaaaactgtCTGGAGGTACGTTTGCGGAGCTTCTCTACATAAGCGCAATTTGCCTGTGTCAGCACTGTGCCATGATAGTCTAGTGGTCTAAGGCACCGCACTCACTGCAATCGTGGCTTTCGCTAACATGGGTTTGAACGCCCTTGTTTGACAATTTTTGtttcttcattttaacatatttaacacatcaaattgcacctttaaaaatacatatctcacaaacaaacaaaaaaacattttagggttagggatagttACAGTTATGGTTAGGgcaaaaataaaagggttagcggggtagctaaaaataaatatgagcgaCACGGaataggtcacgtgataggtgcacctatcacgtgacctaaactggccaatggcgGCGCTGCGTAtccatagagtggcagtctacgTTTAACGTACCCGTAGACACGGCCAATAGAAAAACACACCTGAGTATCCGCTGCGGCCTCTGCTGTAGCTGAAGTAGGAATTGTATCCGTCAACGATGGCAGTTCTTTCATCAAGCAGGTCTCCTTTTAATTAAAGACAGACTGTTAGTTAGTGGACCTCAGTGAATGTAACACAGTGCACATGTTTCATATTTCACTGTCACTGCGTTTAAAGTTCCTCACTCACTCGTCACTTTGGtttcctgcacacacacaacatctGCATCCAGAGCACGCAGAGCTTTCTGAATGCCTCCTCTCAACGTCCTGATGCCATTAATGTTCCAGGTGACGATCTTCATAGTTAGCAGGTGACGCTAATAAGCTCGTCGCTATCTATTGCTAACATGCACACACCCGGAAATACACAGGAAGTCGCCGTAGAAACGGAAGTCAACGGACACTCTGTCGTCATTTTGTTTCTCCCAGagatttattgatattttacctttttttccgAAGTGTCAGTGTTGTGTTAAGACTGTgcgatatttttgtatatatgtatgtaatcATCCTATCTGTGGGGAAAAAACTCGTTTTCAGGCAGTGCAATGCAGTAATACCGCTTTACTGCGCGAGGTGGTGCAAATGGGACTTCTCAAAACCTTTTATATTCAGGGCCTCCAGGGGAGATTAATAACTTTTCATAATCCTCACATCAATCAAATACTATTTACTGCAATTTTCTGACACCCCTTAATGCCACAGGAATAATCTAATCTTTGAACgtttcaatttaaatgtttaagaTCTTTATAGTAGAATTAAACTTAAAGAGTGCTGGCACTAGTCTTGcttataacataaaatgtgtctaatgtttagcaataaacaaaatatgggcacatttatttgaaaataaaaaaattgaagtaCGTTTTGTAGTATTTTAGAGCTATTGAAACAGGTATCACACTTCATAGTGCGTCATGTCCAGTGTccgtatactgtacatataaagtatgttttgttttattggtgcatTGGTCTCTATATGTAGTGAGAATAAATGTAATAAGGAACCAACTGTAATGAGCTTCAAACATACAATGTAATATTGAAGTAACTCATTAGATACAACTACAAACACTAGCAAATAGTTATGTCTACTATTATTGTCAGTTTGAGAAGCACACACCCATACACCACCATTTATgttccacccccatgctttgtGCTGTGACATAGATGGTCAGATTAATTTTCCATTGCTTGGATGGGGAAAGCATGACATCATTCTCTGGCCATTCACAATCTACCAAAGCATTCTTGCAACAGGTTTATAGTATTAGTTACACCTCTTTATGGAAGCCGCATCTCCCAGATGGCAGTAGTCAAATAGATCATATACAAATAAAGCAAAGGTCCTTCGAGAATGGTTTCAGGACCATAacattaggtttgttgtgaGCTTGAGATAATAATCTCTATGTCCATATTTGCTGGTTTTCTGGGCTGCCATGgcctaaattattatttatttcttcttcttcttcttcttcttcttcttcttcttcttcttcttcttcttcttcttcttcttcataatCAGTTATATATCAAGGTTttagcacaaggaatttgacttggtagttggtgtaaagaacaacaaaaaaaaaaaaattctatatatGTAACCTTATAATGCTGTTAGCTAAATGGCATGTTGATTGTACACACTGTCGATACACAAAGCAAGAACCACTGCTTTCCATTCATAAAAACCATTATAAGACTTTTGATTTGTGTTATGTTCAATAATTTTGTACAATGTGTTTCTATGAAGTTTTGCCTCGACAAGCCTCCCCTCCCCCACCCCTCCGATTGttattgcttttgttttacatttttgaataaagtttgaaaaatcaattttaaaaaaaaataatcgatAACCACTTGTTTAAATTTTTGCttgaataaatcaaaaacatatccaaaaaatgcactttgcattaaattagaatgtattttgaagaaatATTAGTAAATGGAcaattgtcattgtttttagttaaaatctaaaaattctCAAATTAGTTTAATACAATTTTAACAAGTGGGAATCAAATATTTAAGACATTTTGCAAGAAAATGGgatacaactacattttttgaACTTGTAGCTAGAATACATTTAAACTGTCAACAGgaggaaataataaatattgtgtttctattcattgaaaaaaaaaaaaaaggttttaaaaataaaatactggagGCTCTGTTGTGTGGGCACTAGGGGGCGCAGTGGTGCTGCGATGAATTCGCGCGGTTGACACTCGACCTCATGAAACAGGAGAGACAGGCAGAGGAGGGAGGGGAAGAGGACCCTGTTTAACCTGCTCCGGCAT
This portion of the Gouania willdenowi chromosome 7, fGouWil2.1, whole genome shotgun sequence genome encodes:
- the apex2 gene encoding DNA-(apurinic or apyrimidinic site) endonuclease 2; translation: MKIVTWNINGIRTLRGGIQKALRALDADVVCVQETKVTRDLLDERTAIVDGYNSYFSYSRGRSGYSGVATYCKDSATPFAAEEGLTGLLTNHEGAVGCYGDQCDFSSEELQMLDNEGRAIITQHKIMCEEKEQTVTVINVYCPRADPEKPERKQFKLQFYRLLQCRAEAILKDGGPVIVLGDVNTSHLQIDHCDPTDTDDFGENPGRKWLNEFLHQTRQTDDQNAEEPDCVNDGKFVDTFRYFHPTRANAFTCWSTLTGARQTNYGTRIDYIFADCRLVQQFAGADIMPEMEGSDHCPVWGKLSCSLLPSSKPPPLCTRYLPEFAGKQQKLSRFLVKVDQKSVLVEQINSLPGSQEEGEKRENLIPLAAESISGKKRLLVSNSVVSKSKKIKTVNPPLKPQGSLLSFFKPKHTKNKQPEQDHCLNKVTSSLLNDQNPLTTTNTCSDKDIIHKEAEPSSGATVESLKDIETKPLPPQPSEGQSNTKNGGSSGFWKSVLRGPPPPPPCKVHGEPCVLRTVKKDGPNMGKQFFVCARPQGHSSNPEARCNYFAWVEKSK